Part of the Vicinamibacteria bacterium genome, CTTCCTTTGGTGGGCGCAATTTCCAGCCACGGTGGAAGGTCCTCGGTCTGCACGATGATGAAGGTGTACTCTCCCTTGCGGTCGAGCTTCAGCTCGATGGTCTTGCTCTGCTCACCGGACGATGTCAGATCGACCTGCGTCGGCACGACTCCCATGACCGGGCTGCTTCGTTGCAGGAGCATAAACGCCGCCGCGGCCACCGCCACCACCGCAAGACCCACCGACCACCAGACCGCTTTTCGGCTCGTCCGCTTACCCTGCACGTAGGTGATGTTGCCACCCCCGGCATCCACCACCTCGATGTCGGGCTTCCACGCGAAACCGGACTCCACATCGTTCGCCCGCGTATACCTCGTGCGTCCAACCGGCTCTTGCCAGGGCGTGTATGCCCCCTGCTCGTTTCGAAGGAAGAACCCGACCGCGGGCTCGCGCGGGCCCACGATGGCGGCCACGTGATAGTTTTCGGGAAGGTACTGACTTAGGTAAACGACGTCCTGGTCGGACAGTTTGATCTCGTGATTGGGATGGCTATGATAGTTGCCGACGAGCTGCAGAGACGGCCGCGAACGGAGCTTCTTCTCGAGGATGGCACGGTCCTGTGCGTTGAAGTAGGCGGCGTCTCCCGCGTCCTGCTCATTGAAAGGGAGTTGGACGATCTCCTTGATCGTAACGACGCGCCGCTTGTTCGCGAACTCGACCTGCCCGAGGAGATACCCCTTCACCTCGCGAGCGTCGTTGGAATCGATCGAGCCGCCCTCCTCCTTTCGCGGGAGGCCGCGAAGGGCGTGCCACAGCATCCCTTTCAAGGCCCCTTCGGAGCATCGTACGAGGACCTCCTCACCCGCGACGACCGCGGGCGGCGTGACGACGAACGTCGTTCCCTCGGCGAACTCCTTGGCGACACTGATCTGCGGCTTGGAAGTGATAGTTCACCCCTAACCAGTGTTCAATGCTTACGACGAAATATGAACGCTCAGGCCCAATAGAAATCGACAACCGGCTTGACGGGCAGAAGGTGCTTCAAGCGCGGGCCTCTAAGCACTTCTTCGAGCCACCGGCTGGCAACTTCGTTCTGGTGACGGTGCGGCTCCTGCAGGTTCCATCCTTTGCGACGGTACTGAACCATGCGAAGCCACTGATAGATCATGTAGGAAAACGTGTCGTCGCCGTCCGGGACGTAGCCCTCCGTATAACAGACGTTGGCCTCTCCGGTGCCGTAGGCGATGTTGGGATGAAAGACTTCGGTGAGAGGAACCAGGCGCGGACCCTCGAACGGATAGTTGGCTGGGATGAGAATGCGAAGCTTGTGATTCTCCCCGTAGACGGGCTGTCCGTGCTTGTCGACCGAGGTGATGGCCCGAACGCCCGCGACCTGAATCTCGATTTGCCGGCGTGTCTGCTTGATGACGGCGAGGTGACTTCGATTCGCGCCGATGAAGCT contains:
- a CDS encoding Mov34/MPN/PAD-1 family protein codes for the protein MLWHALRGLPRKEEGGSIDSNDAREVKGYLLGQVEFANKRRVVTIKEIVQLPFNEQDAGDAAYFNAQDRAILEKKLRSRPSLQLVGNYHSHPNHEIKLSDQDVVYLSQYLPENYHVAAIVGPREPAVGFFLRNEQGAYTPWQEPVGRTRYTRANDVESGFAWKPDIEVVDAGGGNITYVQGKRTSRKAVWWSVGLAVVAVAAAAFMLLQRSSPVMGVVPTQVDLTSSGEQSKTIELKLDRKGEYTFIIVQTEDLPPWLEIAPTKG